In Peromyscus maniculatus bairdii isolate BWxNUB_F1_BW_parent chromosome 9, HU_Pman_BW_mat_3.1, whole genome shotgun sequence, one genomic interval encodes:
- the Lrp10 gene encoding low-density lipoprotein receptor-related protein 10 isoform X1: protein MLPALLLLLLFLGGALARPDRITFPNTACERPPAVLPEVQGTLQRPLGRESRSSPANCTWVILGSKEQTVTVRFQKLHLACGSEHLTLSSPLQPPISLCEAPASPLQLPGGNVTITYIYVGSRAPMGQGFSLSYSQDWLLCLLEEFQCLNHRCIPAAQRCDGIDACGDGSDEAGCSSDPFPHLNPAPAPTPPCNLTLEDFYGVFSSPGYSHLASVSHPQSCLWLLDPHDGRRLAVRFTALDLGYGDAVHVYDGAGPPETPRLLRSLTHFSNGKAVTVETLSGQAVVSYHTVAWSNGRGFNATYHVRGYCLPWDRPCGLGSGLGASENLGERCYSEAQRCDGSWDCADGTDEEGCPGCPAGHFPCGAAGTPGATACYLPADRCNYQTFCADGADERRCRHCQPGNFRCRDEKCVYETWVCDGQPDCTDGSDEWDCSYALPRKVITAAVIGSLVCGLLLVIALGCTCKLYAIRTQEYSVFAPLSRMEAEIVQQQAPPSYGQLIAEGAIPPVDDFPTENPNDNSVLGNLRSLLQILRQDMTPGGPSGGRRRQRGRSVRRLVRRLRRWGLLPRTSTPARAAETRSQVTTSAAPSEAPDDSTGQTCEGGAVGGQDGEQAPPLPIKSPIPTPSTLPALATASEPPGPLLSVPLEPSLLSGVVQVLRGRLLPSLWPSGPAWTPAGPHTAVLDPEDEDDVLLMPLAEPEVWVVEAEDEPLLA, encoded by the exons ATGCTGCcggccctcctccttctcctcctcttcctcg GAGGTGCTCTGGCCCGTCCAGACCGGATCACTTTCCCAAATACTG CTTGTGAGAGACCCCCAGCTGTGCTCCCGGAAGTACAGGGCACTTTACAGAGGCCTCTGGGCAGGGAAAGCCGCAGCTCCCCTGCCAACTGCACCTGGGTTATCCTGGGCAGCAAGGAGCAGACAGTAACCGTCAG GTTCCAGAAGCTGCACCTGGCCTGTGGCTCCGAGCACCTAACCCTGAGCTCCCCTCTCCAGCCGCCCATCTCCCTGTGTGAGGCTCCTGCCAGCCCTTTGCAGCTTCCAGGGGGCAATGTCACCATTACTTACATCTACGTTGGGTCCAGAGCCCCCATGGGCCAGGGCTTCTCGCTGTCTTATAGTCAAG ATTGGCTGCTGTGCCTGCTGGAAGAGTTCCAGTGCTTGAACCACCGCTGTATACCAGCTGCTCAGCGCTGCGACGGGATCGATGCCTGTGGCGACGGTTCTGATGAGGCAGGTTGCAGCTCAGACCCATTCCCTCACCTGAACCCGGCCCCTGCCCCGACTCCACCCTGCAATCTCACGCTCGAGGACTTTTATGGGGTCTTCTCCTCCCCTGGATATTCCCACCTGGCCTCAGTCTCCCACCCCCAGTCCTGCCTGTGGCTCTTGGACCCCCATGATGGCAGGAGGCTGGCAGTGCGCTTCACAGCCCTGGACTTGGGCTATGGAGACGCAGTGCATGTCTATGATGGCGCCGGGCCCCCTGAGACCCCTCGCCTGCTGCGCAGTCTCACCCACTTCAGCAATGGCAAGGCTGTCACTGTGGAGACCCTGTCTGGTCAGGCTGTTGTGTCCTACCACACGGTCGCCTGGAGCAACGGCCGGGGCTTCAACGCTACCTACCACGTTCGGGGATACTGTTTGCCCTGGGACAGACCCTGCGGCTTGGGCTCGGGCCTGGGGGCTAGTGAAAACCTGGGCGAGCGCTGCTATAGCGAGGCGCAGCGCTGTGACGGCTCGTGGGACTGTGCCGACGGCACGGACGAGGAGGGCTGCCCTGGCTGCCCCGCTGGGCACTTCCCCTGTGGGGCCGCTGGCACCCCCGGTGCCACAGCCTGCTACCTGCCCGCCGACCGCTGCAACTACCAGACGTTCTGTGCGGACGGAGCGGACGAGAGGCGCTGCCGGCACTGCCAGCCGGGCAACTTCCGGTGCCGGGATGAGAAGTGTGTGTATGAGACGTGGGTGTGTGACGGGCAGCCGGACTGCACCGACGGCAGTGACGAGTGGGACTGCTCCTACGCCCTGCCCCGGAAGGTCATCACGGCGGCCGTCATCGGCAGCCTAGTGTGTGGCCTGCTGCTGGTCATCGCGCTGGGCTGCACCTGCAAACTCTATGCCATCCGCACCCAGGAGTACAG CGTCTTTGCCCCCCTCTCCCGCATGGAGGCTGAGATTGTGCAGCAGCAGGCACCTCCTTCCTACGGGCAGCTGATTGCCGAGGGTGCCATCCCACCTGTGGACGATTTCCCTACAGAGAACCCTAACGAT AACTCTGTGCTGGGGAACCTGCGTTCCCTGCTCCAGATCTTGCGCCAAGACATGACTCCAGGAGGCCCTTCGGGAGGCCGCCGTCGCCAGCGTGGCCGCTCAGTGCGCCGTCTGGTTCGCCGGCTCCGTCGCTGGGGCCTGCTTCCTCGAACCAGTACCCCGGCTCGGGCTGCGGAGACCAGATCCCAGGTCACCACATCTGCTGCTCCCTCCGAGGCCCCGGATGACAGCACAGGCCAGACCTGTGAGGGTGGAGCTGTAGGGGGGCAGGATGGCGAGCAGGCTCCTCCACTACCCATCAAGTCCCCCATCCCAACCCCGAGCACACTTCCGGCCCTTGCCACTGCCTCTGAGCCCCCAGGGCCTCTGCTCTCCGTGCCTCTGGAACCCTCACTGCTGTCTGGAGTTGTACAGGTCCTCCGAGGCCGCCTCCTTCCCAGCCTGTGGCCCTCAGGACCCGCTTGGACCCCAGCTGGACCTCACACAGCGGTCCTGGATCCAGAGGATGAGGATGATGTGTTGTTAATGCCACTGGCCGAGCCGGAAGTCTGGGTAGTCGAGGCAGAGGATGAACCACTGCTTGCCTGA
- the Lrp10 gene encoding low-density lipoprotein receptor-related protein 10 isoform X2: protein MGQGFSLSYSQDWLLCLLEEFQCLNHRCIPAAQRCDGIDACGDGSDEAGCSSDPFPHLNPAPAPTPPCNLTLEDFYGVFSSPGYSHLASVSHPQSCLWLLDPHDGRRLAVRFTALDLGYGDAVHVYDGAGPPETPRLLRSLTHFSNGKAVTVETLSGQAVVSYHTVAWSNGRGFNATYHVRGYCLPWDRPCGLGSGLGASENLGERCYSEAQRCDGSWDCADGTDEEGCPGCPAGHFPCGAAGTPGATACYLPADRCNYQTFCADGADERRCRHCQPGNFRCRDEKCVYETWVCDGQPDCTDGSDEWDCSYALPRKVITAAVIGSLVCGLLLVIALGCTCKLYAIRTQEYSVFAPLSRMEAEIVQQQAPPSYGQLIAEGAIPPVDDFPTENPNDNSVLGNLRSLLQILRQDMTPGGPSGGRRRQRGRSVRRLVRRLRRWGLLPRTSTPARAAETRSQVTTSAAPSEAPDDSTGQTCEGGAVGGQDGEQAPPLPIKSPIPTPSTLPALATASEPPGPLLSVPLEPSLLSGVVQVLRGRLLPSLWPSGPAWTPAGPHTAVLDPEDEDDVLLMPLAEPEVWVVEAEDEPLLA from the exons ATGGGCCAGGGCTTCTCGCTGTCTTATAGTCAAG ATTGGCTGCTGTGCCTGCTGGAAGAGTTCCAGTGCTTGAACCACCGCTGTATACCAGCTGCTCAGCGCTGCGACGGGATCGATGCCTGTGGCGACGGTTCTGATGAGGCAGGTTGCAGCTCAGACCCATTCCCTCACCTGAACCCGGCCCCTGCCCCGACTCCACCCTGCAATCTCACGCTCGAGGACTTTTATGGGGTCTTCTCCTCCCCTGGATATTCCCACCTGGCCTCAGTCTCCCACCCCCAGTCCTGCCTGTGGCTCTTGGACCCCCATGATGGCAGGAGGCTGGCAGTGCGCTTCACAGCCCTGGACTTGGGCTATGGAGACGCAGTGCATGTCTATGATGGCGCCGGGCCCCCTGAGACCCCTCGCCTGCTGCGCAGTCTCACCCACTTCAGCAATGGCAAGGCTGTCACTGTGGAGACCCTGTCTGGTCAGGCTGTTGTGTCCTACCACACGGTCGCCTGGAGCAACGGCCGGGGCTTCAACGCTACCTACCACGTTCGGGGATACTGTTTGCCCTGGGACAGACCCTGCGGCTTGGGCTCGGGCCTGGGGGCTAGTGAAAACCTGGGCGAGCGCTGCTATAGCGAGGCGCAGCGCTGTGACGGCTCGTGGGACTGTGCCGACGGCACGGACGAGGAGGGCTGCCCTGGCTGCCCCGCTGGGCACTTCCCCTGTGGGGCCGCTGGCACCCCCGGTGCCACAGCCTGCTACCTGCCCGCCGACCGCTGCAACTACCAGACGTTCTGTGCGGACGGAGCGGACGAGAGGCGCTGCCGGCACTGCCAGCCGGGCAACTTCCGGTGCCGGGATGAGAAGTGTGTGTATGAGACGTGGGTGTGTGACGGGCAGCCGGACTGCACCGACGGCAGTGACGAGTGGGACTGCTCCTACGCCCTGCCCCGGAAGGTCATCACGGCGGCCGTCATCGGCAGCCTAGTGTGTGGCCTGCTGCTGGTCATCGCGCTGGGCTGCACCTGCAAACTCTATGCCATCCGCACCCAGGAGTACAG CGTCTTTGCCCCCCTCTCCCGCATGGAGGCTGAGATTGTGCAGCAGCAGGCACCTCCTTCCTACGGGCAGCTGATTGCCGAGGGTGCCATCCCACCTGTGGACGATTTCCCTACAGAGAACCCTAACGAT AACTCTGTGCTGGGGAACCTGCGTTCCCTGCTCCAGATCTTGCGCCAAGACATGACTCCAGGAGGCCCTTCGGGAGGCCGCCGTCGCCAGCGTGGCCGCTCAGTGCGCCGTCTGGTTCGCCGGCTCCGTCGCTGGGGCCTGCTTCCTCGAACCAGTACCCCGGCTCGGGCTGCGGAGACCAGATCCCAGGTCACCACATCTGCTGCTCCCTCCGAGGCCCCGGATGACAGCACAGGCCAGACCTGTGAGGGTGGAGCTGTAGGGGGGCAGGATGGCGAGCAGGCTCCTCCACTACCCATCAAGTCCCCCATCCCAACCCCGAGCACACTTCCGGCCCTTGCCACTGCCTCTGAGCCCCCAGGGCCTCTGCTCTCCGTGCCTCTGGAACCCTCACTGCTGTCTGGAGTTGTACAGGTCCTCCGAGGCCGCCTCCTTCCCAGCCTGTGGCCCTCAGGACCCGCTTGGACCCCAGCTGGACCTCACACAGCGGTCCTGGATCCAGAGGATGAGGATGATGTGTTGTTAATGCCACTGGCCGAGCCGGAAGTCTGGGTAGTCGAGGCAGAGGATGAACCACTGCTTGCCTGA